From Carya illinoinensis cultivar Pawnee chromosome 5, C.illinoinensisPawnee_v1, whole genome shotgun sequence, one genomic window encodes:
- the LOC122309644 gene encoding heme-binding protein 2-like has product MGSSSSLSFRLCYLVTLMYFYLSSIGSLVLSGYAIESPQFTVVHSESDFEVRLYVESWWISATVQGTTSFDKSTKDGFHRLYPYIHGGNLDHSRIMITAPVLTSVINSSSSSRGTADYFVRFYLPAKYVGNPPQPNPDLNLQFDKWRSHCIAVRKFSGFAKDDNINKEIEALVRSLDKHSTGKGAILGVTSYYSIAQYNASNHLSGRLNEVWIDVSGFTAEGCPRYAGKH; this is encoded by the exons ATGGGGAGCTCATCATCCTTGTCCTTTCGCCTATGTTACCTCGTAACACTGATGTACTTTTACCTAAGCAGTATCGGTAGCCTCGTATTGTCTGGCTACGCCATCGAATCGCCACAGTTCACAGTGGTGCATTCAGAATCAGATTTCGAGGTAAGACTCTACGTCGAATCCTGGTGGATATCTGCCACCGTTCAAGGAACAACCTCATTCGACAAGTCCACCAAAGATGGCTTTCACAG GTTGTACCCGTACATTCATGGTGGTAACCTCGACCATTCTCGGATCATGATAACTGCTCCTGTATTAACAAGCGTTATCAACTCCTCATCATCATCCCGCGGTACTGCTGACTATTTTGTGAGGTTTTATCTCCCTGCTAAATATGTGGGAAACCCTCCACAGCCCAATCCTGACCTGAATTTGCAGTTTGATAAGTGGAGAAGCCATTGCATTGCGGTTAGAAAGTTTTCTGGGTTTGCAAAGGATGATAACATTAATAAAGAGATTGAAGCTCTTGTAAGGAGCCTAGATAAACACTCTACTGGAAAGGGAGCAATACTGGGAGTTACAAGTTACTACTCCATTGCCCAATACAATGCTTCTAATCACCTTTCCGGACGCTTAAATGAAGTGTGGATCGATGTCTCAGGTTTTACTGCAGAGGGATGCCCACGGTATGCAGGTAAACATTGA